A portion of the Anabas testudineus chromosome 22, fAnaTes1.2, whole genome shotgun sequence genome contains these proteins:
- the ncmap gene encoding noncompact myelin-associated protein, which produces MQASTASPVTNTTVPSNTTTTTKSKEQILIQSSGAMIAVIVIGIIIILAVILLILKTYNKRTHASRVLGVSSGSKPRPRASQSTDQSNMRLSTMGVNSVSGSITTSTPASENSLPLPRVELNSAEGNHIEQFSTTSGSTVVTIHNTPLVDNT; this is translated from the exons ATGCAAGCTTCAACTGCCTCACCTGTGACCAACACTACAGTTCCTTCCAACACAACCACCACTACAAAGTCCAAAGAACAAATACTCATCCAGA gtTCTGGGGCTATGATTGCTGTCATCGTCATAGGTATCATCATCATTCTCGCTGTTATACTGCTCATCCTAAAGACATACAACAA GCGGACACATGCTTCTAGAGTCCTGGGAGTCAGCAGTGGCTCCAAACCTCGTCCAAGGGCGTCACAATCCACAGATCAGAGCAACATGCGGCTGAGCACCATGGGAGTCAACTCTGTGTCGGGCAGCATCACCACTTCTACCCCAGCCTCGGAGAACAGCTTACCGCTGCCCAGAGTGGAGTTGAACAGCGCAGAGGGAAACCACATAGAGCAGTTCAGCACCACAAGTGGATCCACTGTGGTCACCATACACAACACGCCACTGGTAGACAACACATAG
- the tmem234 gene encoding transmembrane protein 234 isoform X2, which translates to MVTVVELLSLLLVSVLWGCTNPFLKRGAQGIENVTRSDRLSQLLAEIKFIFLNLKYLVPFLLNQSGSLVYYYTLSTTELSLAVPVANSLTFLCTLLTGKLLGEEFGGKQAVAGMFLTMAGITLCVISSTDDKVLGKHEDEFKTNNPVT; encoded by the exons ATGGTGACCGTAG TGGAGCTGCTGAGTCTCCTGCTGGTGTCGGTGCTGTGGGGCTGCACCAACCCTTTCCTGAAGAGAGGCGCACAGGGGATAGAAAACGTGACCAGGTCCGACAGACTGTCGCAGCTACTGGCTGAGATCAAGTTCATTTTCCTCAACCTGAAg TACCTGGTCCCATTCCTACTGAACCAGAGTGGCTCTTTGGTTTACTACTACACCCTCTCCACCACAG AACTATCCCTTGCTGTTCCTGTGGCCAACTCGCTTACCTTCCTTTGCACTTTGCTCACTGGCAAGTTACTGGGTGAGGAGTTTGGAGGCAAAC AGGCTGTTGCGGGGATGTTTCTCACCATGGCTGgcatcactctgtgtgtgatCAGCTCCACTGATGACAAAGTCCTTGGGAAGCATGAGGATgagtttaaaacaaataatccTGTAACTTGA
- the tmem234 gene encoding transmembrane protein 234 isoform X1 — MLCCAVLCRAVLCCAVPCCAAVELLSLLLVSVLWGCTNPFLKRGAQGIENVTRSDRLSQLLAEIKFIFLNLKYLVPFLLNQSGSLVYYYTLSTTELSLAVPVANSLTFLCTLLTGKLLGEEFGGKQAVAGMFLTMAGITLCVISSTDDKVLGKHEDEFKTNNPVT, encoded by the exons atgctgtgctgtgctgtgctgtgccgtgctgtgctgtgctgtgctgtgccgTGCTGCGCTGCAGTGGAGCTGCTGAGTCTCCTGCTGGTGTCGGTGCTGTGGGGCTGCACCAACCCTTTCCTGAAGAGAGGCGCACAGGGGATAGAAAACGTGACCAGGTCCGACAGACTGTCGCAGCTACTGGCTGAGATCAAGTTCATTTTCCTCAACCTGAAg TACCTGGTCCCATTCCTACTGAACCAGAGTGGCTCTTTGGTTTACTACTACACCCTCTCCACCACAG AACTATCCCTTGCTGTTCCTGTGGCCAACTCGCTTACCTTCCTTTGCACTTTGCTCACTGGCAAGTTACTGGGTGAGGAGTTTGGAGGCAAAC AGGCTGTTGCGGGGATGTTTCTCACCATGGCTGgcatcactctgtgtgtgatCAGCTCCACTGATGACAAAGTCCTTGGGAAGCATGAGGATgagtttaaaacaaataatccTGTAACTTGA
- the dcdc2b gene encoding doublecortin domain-containing protein 2B: protein MAGSTAATILLPPVKSVVVYRNGDPFYNGRKFVVNQRQVATMEAFLNEVTHSIGAQLAIRTLYTPRQGHRVADLQDLQTGSHYVAAGFEKFKKLDYLNPGAKKQSAPREEPQAKVTQRPNFSAKWRKLIPVPCIIHVFRNGDLLCPPFRFIIPRSLQQDLEQILSLVTEKVGLRTGAVRRLCSLDGVTVSSAAELKTGHSFVAVGTEKFKKLPYVELLVSKAAERYYPGKRRLLRRTENRNTERGLEDQYSDSALLNSPESDGRRVKSTGDEAAPPQGTQQRSRREEADEASVFFARPVKIRKNRGQARMPLSNGSVQPSVFKRAQKRREEVRGAEEVQEDENTATELPVDQRVAEIVEDEELNNSGDPLSDTQQSYERDAAKQAEESASEIPDNQQDTPSNTAEQNHHQTPGE from the exons ATGGCTGGCAGCACTGCGGCCACGATTCTGCTGCCTCCAGTAAAGAGCGTGGTGGTGTATAGGAACGGGGACCCTTTCTACAATGGACGCAAGTTTGTGGTCAATCAGCGACAGGTGGCCACTATGGAGGCCTTTCTTAATGAGGTGACCCACAGCATCGGTGCTCAGCTCGCCATCAGGACTCTGTACACCCCAAGGCAGGGCCACAGGGTCGCAGACCTCCAGGACCTTCAGACAGGATCCCATTATGTTGCTGCGGGCTTCGAGAAGTTCAAGAAACTGGA TTACCTGAACCCAGGAGCAAAAAAGCAGTCTGCTCCCCGTGAAGAACCCCAG GCAAAAGTAACCCAGAGGCCAAACTTCTCAGCCAAATGGAGGAAGTTAATACCTGTACCCTGCATTATACA tgttttccGTAATGGAGATCTCCTGTGTCCGCCATTTCGATTCATTATTCCTCGGAGCTTGCAGCAGGACCTGGAGCAGATCCTCAGTCTGGTCACAGAGAAGGTCGGCTTAAGAACGGGAGCCGTGCGCAg GTTGTGCTCTTTGGACGGAGTGACTGTCTCCTCAGCTGCGGAGTTAAAGACTGGCCACAGCTTTGTTGCCGTGGGAACAGAGAAGTTCAAGAAACTTCCATATGTGGAGCTGCTGGTTtcaaaagctgcagagag ATACTACCCAGGAAAGAGGAGGCTGTTGAGAAGAACTGAG AACAGGAACACAGAAAGGGGTCTAGAAGACCAGTACAGTGACTCAGCTCTCCTTAATTCCccagag TCAGATGGTCGTAGGGTGAAGTCAACAGGCGATGAAGCTGCACCTCCACAAGGcacacagcagaggagcagaagagaggaAGCAGATGAGGCGTCTGTGTTCTTTGCCAGGCCAGTCAAGATCCGTAAAAACAGAGGACAGGCAAGAATGCCACTAAGCAACGGATCTG TCCAGCCCAGTGTGTTTAAAAGAgcacagaagaggagagaggaggtaCGAGGAGCTGAAGAGGTGCAGGAGGACGAAAATACAGCTACAGAGCTTCCTGTTGACCAG AGAGTTGCAGAAATAGTGGAGGATGAGGAACTAAACAACTCAGGAGACCCCCTAAGCGACACACAGCAG TCCTATGAACGAGATGCTGCCAAACAGGCTGAGGAATCTGCTTCTGAAATACcg GACAACCAACAGGACACCCCGTCAAATACAGCAGAACAGAACCATCATCAGACACCCGGTGAATGA
- the iqcc gene encoding IQ domain-containing protein C, producing the protein MDRSKWESMLTYFQAFARGYLVRNEVRRAREDFEVIVKEIDGGLSHLQWRDTVISIPHFTDTHGPFPRPSSSTKEPGLNVSSPSAGAATCLSNERVRDQHILLQRIEAERDNSQAKDHDHPSRVCFSSSHVGGDGEEERQRDVSGGLMESTGDSTSVWSSLDMDMNYGHSHKGSQQFCLAQEVPRTPETLRLHRNTLTMELVWLQQAIDSRKKYLALKDRLSIS; encoded by the exons ATGGACAGAAGCAAATGGGAAAGCATGCTTACCTATTTTCAG GCATTTGCACGAGGATACTTGGTGAGAAACGAAGTCCGTCGAGCCAGAGAAGACTTTGAAGTCATTGTCAAAGAAATTGATGGAGGCTTGTCCCATTTACAGTGGAGGGATACGGTCATATCTATTCCCCACTTCACAGACACT CACGGCCCGTTTCCACGACCCAGCAGCTCAACCAAGGAGCCAGGACTAAATGTCAGCAGCccatcagcaggagcagcaacGTGCTTGTCAAACGAGAGGGTTAGAGATCAGCATATCCTGCTACAGAGGATAGAAGCTGAGAGAGATAACTCACAAGCCAAAGACCATGACCATCCGTCCAGGGTCTGTTTCTCCAGCAGCCACGTTGGAGGGGATGGGgaagaggaaagacagagggatgTGAGTGGTGGTTTGATGGAAAGCACAGGAGACTCCACCTCTGTCTGGAGCAGTCTGGACATGGACATGAACTATGGTCACTCTCACAAAG GTTCCCAGCAGTTCTGCTTAGCTCAGGAGGTCCCCCGGACCCCAGAGACCCTTCGTCTCCATAGGAACACCCTGACCATGGAGCTGGTCTGGCTCCAACAGGCCATTGACAGCAGGAAAAAG TACTTGGCACTGAAGGATAGGCTGAGCATATCCTGA
- the soul3 gene encoding heme-binding protein soul3: MDRGGCQMSGGGGGGGGGSGPDQHGVITLEDLESFSEDQLSDSGNGSLEEEGETMEEDEDHDRLLHYWQDVARGHQVDVPQDMAEPIQQLTSNNQGRSNREHIPFTLLTRKEKCGELLYEKRHYEKGHWACITMREDTYEQSICYGFMRIMRYICQQNSLGDYLGMTLPIVTVVRTDENHSVISHDVTVAYYLPIEHQAQPPQPHDSEIIIEIWPATVVYTRAFTGPTNEVTIINQINAMAELLDSPGVCVNDSFIVAGYTNPAHSNRQNEIWFLERR, encoded by the exons ATGGACCGAGGCGGCTGCCAGATGAGCGGCGGCGGAGGCGGCGGAGGCGGCGGCAGCGGGCCCGACCAACACGGGGTGATCACACTGGAGGACCTGGAGTCTTTCTCGGAAGACCAGTTGTCCGACTCGGGCAATGGCAGCCTGGAAGAAGAAGGGGAAACCATGGAGGAGGACGAAGATCACGATCGACTGTTGCACTATTGGCAGGACGTAGCGAGAGGACACCAAGTGGACGTCCCTCAAg ATATGGCAGAACCTATCCAACAGCTAACCAGCAACAACCAAGGACGCAGCAACAGGGAACACATCCCCTTCACCCTGCTCACACGGAAAGAGAAG TGTGGGGAGCTCCTCTATGAGAAACGCCACTACGAAAAGGGCCACTGGGCTTGTATAACAATGCGTGAGGACACTTATGAACAGAGTATCTGCTATGGTTTCATGAGAATAATGAGATACATATGCCAGCAGAACTCTTTAG GTGACTACCTGGGAATGACACTTCCTATCGTGACAGTGGTGCGCACAGATGAGAACCACTCTGTGATCTCCCACGATGTCACTGTGGCATACTACCTTCCCATTGAGCATCAGGCCCAACCCCCACAACCACATGACAGCGAGATCATCATAGAGATCTGGCCTGCCACAGTTGTATACACAAG GGCCTTCACCGGTCCGACTAATGAAGTGACCATCATTAACCAGATCAATgccatggcagagctgctagACTCTCCTGGTGTGTGTGTCAACGACTCCTTTATTGTGGCTGGCTACACCAACCCTGCTCACAGCAATCGTCAGAATGAGATCTGGTTCCTAGAGAGACGCTAA